Proteins co-encoded in one Dasypus novemcinctus isolate mDasNov1 chromosome 6, mDasNov1.1.hap2, whole genome shotgun sequence genomic window:
- the MFSD13A gene encoding transmembrane protein 180 isoform X1: protein MRDKNGETACGHEPSSVLLRLRLGPAAMGLGRLQAWLLGLPTAVVYGSLALFISVLHNVFLLYYVDTFVSVYKINKAAFWFGETVFLLWNSLNDPLFGWLSDRQFLSSQPRSGTGLSSKAVVLARVRALGWHGPLLALAFLAFWVPWAPAGLQFLLCLCLYDGFLTLVDLHHHALLADLALSAHDRTHLNFYCSLFSAAGSLSVFASYAFWNKEDFSSFRAFCVALAAGSGLGFVGATQLLRRQIEAAGREPGCLALAVDGGLCGEEPLMGGEEAGSITLGQYLRQLARHRNFLWFVGMDLVQVFHCHFNSNFFPLFLEHLLSDHISLSTGSFLLGISYVAPHLNNLYFLSLCRRWGVYAVVRGLFLLKLGLSLLMLLAGPDCPSLLCLFIASNRVFTEGTCKLLTLVVTDLVDEDLVLNHRKQAASALLFGMVALVTKPGQTFAPLLGTWLLCFYTGHDLFQQPPLAPVGSVQPWPEPPAPPLVQAPTLRQGCFYLLVLVPITCALLQLFTWSQFTLQGKRLHVVKAQRQNLSQAQTLNVKTV, encoded by the exons ATGCG AGACAAGAATGGCGAGACTGCCTGTGGCCATGAGCCCTCCTCAGTGCTCCTGCGGCTGAGGCTGGGGCCGGCGGCCATGGGGCTGGGCCGGCTCCAGGCCTGGTTGTTGGGCCTGCCGACGGCCGTGGTCTACGGCTCCCTGGCCCTCTTCATCTCTGTCCTGCACAATGTGTTCCTGCTCTACTACGTGGACACCTTTGTCTCCGTGTACAAGATCAACAAGGCAGCCTTCTGGTTTGGAGAG ACGGTGTTTCTCCTCTGGAACAGCCTCAATGACCCCCTCTTCGGCTGGCTCAGTGACCGCCAGTTCCTCAGCTCCCAGCCCCG GTCAGGCACCGGGCTGTCCTCGAAGGCTGTGGTGTTAGCACGGGTGCGGGCACTGGGCTGGCACGGGCCGCTGCTGGCACTGGCATTCCTGGCGTTCTGGGTACCCTGGGCTCCAGCTGGCCTGCAGTTCTTGCTGTGCCTGTGCCTCTATGATGGCTTCCTGACACTCGTGGACCTGCACCATCATGCCTTGCTGGCTGACCTGGCCCTCTCAGCCCACGACCGCACCCACCTCAACTTCTACTGCTCCCTCTTCAGTGCGGCTGGCTCCCTCTCTGTCTTTGCCTCCTATGCCTTCTGGAACAAGGAGGACTTCTCCTCCTTCCGCGCCTTTTGCGTGGCACTGGCTGCCGGCTCTGGGCTGGGTTTTGTGGGGGCCACGCAGCTACTGAGGCGGCAGATTGAGGCGGCTGGCAGGGAGCCAGGATGCCTGGCTCTGGCTGTAGATGGTGG CCTGTGTGGAGAGGAGCCGCTTATGGGTGGTGAGGAAGCAGGCAGCATCACCTTGGGCCAGTATCTCCGGCAGCTGGCACGCCACCGGAACTTTCTGTGGTTCGTGGGCATGGACCTGGTGCAG GTCTTTCACTGCCATTTCAACAGCAACTTCTTCCCCCTCTTCTTGGAGCATCTGTTGTCAGACCACATCTCTCTCTCCACGGGCTCCTTCCTGTTGG GCATCTCCTATGTTGCTCCCCATCTCAACAACCTCTACTTCCTGTCCCTTTGCCGGCGCTGGGGCGTCTACGCCGTGGTCCGAGGGCTCTTCCTGCTCAAGCTGGGCCTCAGCCTGCTAATGCTGTTAGCTGGCCCAGACTGCCCTAGCCTGCTCTGCCTCTTCATTGCCAG TAACCGCGTCTTCACTGAGGGCACCTGTAAGCTGCTGACCCTGGTGGTCACGGACCTGGTGGACGAGGACCTGGTGCTAAACCACCGCAAGCAGGCAGCCTCAGCACTCCTCTTCGGCATGGTTGCCCTGGTGACCAAACCAGGCCAGACTTTTGCCCCGCTGCTGGGCACCTGGCTGCTCTGCTTCTACACAG GCCATGATCTCTTCCAGCAGCCCCCACTGGCCCCTGTGGGGAGTGTCCAGCCCTGGCCGgagccccccgccccacccctggTGCAGGCCCCAACGCTCCGCCAGGGCTGTTTCTACCTGCTGGTGCTGGTGCCCATCACTTGTGCTCTGCTGCAGCTGTTCACCTGGTCCCAGTTCACGCTGCAGGGCAAACGCCTGCATGTGGTCAAAGCCCAGCGCCAGAACCTGTCACAGGCCCAAACTCTGAATGTTAAGACAGTGTGA
- the MFSD13A gene encoding transmembrane protein 180 isoform X2 — translation MGLGRLQAWLLGLPTAVVYGSLALFISVLHNVFLLYYVDTFVSVYKINKAAFWFGETVFLLWNSLNDPLFGWLSDRQFLSSQPRSGTGLSSKAVVLARVRALGWHGPLLALAFLAFWVPWAPAGLQFLLCLCLYDGFLTLVDLHHHALLADLALSAHDRTHLNFYCSLFSAAGSLSVFASYAFWNKEDFSSFRAFCVALAAGSGLGFVGATQLLRRQIEAAGREPGCLALAVDGGLCGEEPLMGGEEAGSITLGQYLRQLARHRNFLWFVGMDLVQVFHCHFNSNFFPLFLEHLLSDHISLSTGSFLLGISYVAPHLNNLYFLSLCRRWGVYAVVRGLFLLKLGLSLLMLLAGPDCPSLLCLFIASNRVFTEGTCKLLTLVVTDLVDEDLVLNHRKQAASALLFGMVALVTKPGQTFAPLLGTWLLCFYTGHDLFQQPPLAPVGSVQPWPEPPAPPLVQAPTLRQGCFYLLVLVPITCALLQLFTWSQFTLQGKRLHVVKAQRQNLSQAQTLNVKTV, via the exons ATGGGGCTGGGCCGGCTCCAGGCCTGGTTGTTGGGCCTGCCGACGGCCGTGGTCTACGGCTCCCTGGCCCTCTTCATCTCTGTCCTGCACAATGTGTTCCTGCTCTACTACGTGGACACCTTTGTCTCCGTGTACAAGATCAACAAGGCAGCCTTCTGGTTTGGAGAG ACGGTGTTTCTCCTCTGGAACAGCCTCAATGACCCCCTCTTCGGCTGGCTCAGTGACCGCCAGTTCCTCAGCTCCCAGCCCCG GTCAGGCACCGGGCTGTCCTCGAAGGCTGTGGTGTTAGCACGGGTGCGGGCACTGGGCTGGCACGGGCCGCTGCTGGCACTGGCATTCCTGGCGTTCTGGGTACCCTGGGCTCCAGCTGGCCTGCAGTTCTTGCTGTGCCTGTGCCTCTATGATGGCTTCCTGACACTCGTGGACCTGCACCATCATGCCTTGCTGGCTGACCTGGCCCTCTCAGCCCACGACCGCACCCACCTCAACTTCTACTGCTCCCTCTTCAGTGCGGCTGGCTCCCTCTCTGTCTTTGCCTCCTATGCCTTCTGGAACAAGGAGGACTTCTCCTCCTTCCGCGCCTTTTGCGTGGCACTGGCTGCCGGCTCTGGGCTGGGTTTTGTGGGGGCCACGCAGCTACTGAGGCGGCAGATTGAGGCGGCTGGCAGGGAGCCAGGATGCCTGGCTCTGGCTGTAGATGGTGG CCTGTGTGGAGAGGAGCCGCTTATGGGTGGTGAGGAAGCAGGCAGCATCACCTTGGGCCAGTATCTCCGGCAGCTGGCACGCCACCGGAACTTTCTGTGGTTCGTGGGCATGGACCTGGTGCAG GTCTTTCACTGCCATTTCAACAGCAACTTCTTCCCCCTCTTCTTGGAGCATCTGTTGTCAGACCACATCTCTCTCTCCACGGGCTCCTTCCTGTTGG GCATCTCCTATGTTGCTCCCCATCTCAACAACCTCTACTTCCTGTCCCTTTGCCGGCGCTGGGGCGTCTACGCCGTGGTCCGAGGGCTCTTCCTGCTCAAGCTGGGCCTCAGCCTGCTAATGCTGTTAGCTGGCCCAGACTGCCCTAGCCTGCTCTGCCTCTTCATTGCCAG TAACCGCGTCTTCACTGAGGGCACCTGTAAGCTGCTGACCCTGGTGGTCACGGACCTGGTGGACGAGGACCTGGTGCTAAACCACCGCAAGCAGGCAGCCTCAGCACTCCTCTTCGGCATGGTTGCCCTGGTGACCAAACCAGGCCAGACTTTTGCCCCGCTGCTGGGCACCTGGCTGCTCTGCTTCTACACAG GCCATGATCTCTTCCAGCAGCCCCCACTGGCCCCTGTGGGGAGTGTCCAGCCCTGGCCGgagccccccgccccacccctggTGCAGGCCCCAACGCTCCGCCAGGGCTGTTTCTACCTGCTGGTGCTGGTGCCCATCACTTGTGCTCTGCTGCAGCTGTTCACCTGGTCCCAGTTCACGCTGCAGGGCAAACGCCTGCATGTGGTCAAAGCCCAGCGCCAGAACCTGTCACAGGCCCAAACTCTGAATGTTAAGACAGTGTGA
- the ACTR1A gene encoding alpha-centractin: MESYDVIANQPVVIDNGSGVIKAGFAGDQIPKYCFPNYVGRPKHVRVMAGALEGDIFIGPKAEEHRGLLSIRYPMEHGIVKDWNDMERIWQYVYSKDQLQTFSEEHPVLLTEAPLNPRKNRERAAEVFFETFNVPALFISMQAVLSLYATGRTTGVVLDSGDGVTHAVPIYEGFAMPHSIMRIDIAGRDVSRFLRLYLRKEGYDFHSSSEFEIVKAIKERACYLSINPQKDETLETEKAQYYLPDGSTIEIGPSRFRAPELLFRPDLIGEESEGIHEVLVFAIQKSDMDLRRTLFSNIVLSGGSTLFKGFGDRLLSEVKKLAPKDVKIRISAPQERLYSTWIGGSILASLDTFKKMWVSKKEYEEDGARSIHRKTF; encoded by the exons ATGGAGTCCTACGATGTGATCGCCAACCAGCCTGTCGTGATCGACAAC GGATCCGGTGTGATTAAAGCTGGTTTTGCTGGCGATCAGATCCCCAAATACTGCTTTCCAAACTA TGTGGGCAGACCAAAGCACGTCCGTGTCATGGCAGGAGCCCTCGAAGGTGATATCTTCATTGGCCCCAAAGCCGAG GAGCACCGAGGGCTGCTCTCGATCCGCTACCCTATGGAGCATGGCATTGTCAAGGACTGGAACGACATGGAGCGCATCTGGCAATATGTGTATTCTAAGGATCAGCTGCAGACCTTCTCGGAGGAG CATCCTGTGCTCCTGACGGAGGCGCCTTTAAACCCTCGGAAAAACCGGGAACGCGCTGCTGAAGTTTTCTTCGAGACCTTCAATGTGCCAGCCCTTTTCATCTCCATGCAAGCTGTGCTCAGCCT TTATGCCACAGGCAGGACCACGGGTGTGGTGCTAGATTCTGGGGATGGCGTCACCCATGCTGTGCCCATTTATGAGGGCTTCGCCATGCCTCACTCTATCATGCGCATCGACATCGCTGGCCGGGACGTCTCTCGCTTCCTTCGCCTCTACCTACGTAAGGAGGGTTATGACTTCCACTCATCCTCCGAATTTGAGATTGTCAAGGCCATAAAAGAA AGAGCCTGCTACCTATCCATAAACCCTCAGAAGGATGAGACATTAGAGACAGAGAAGGCACAGTACTACCTGCCCGATGGCAGCACCATTGAG ATTGGTCCTTCCCGATTCCGGGCACCTGAGCTGCTGTTTAGGCCAGATCTGATTGGTGAGGAGAGTGAGGGCATCCATGAGGTCCTGGTGTTTGCCATCCAGAAGTCTGACATGGACCTGCGGCGCACACTGTTCTCCAACATTGTCCTCTCAGGAGGCTCCACCCTGTTTAAAG GTTTTGGGGACAGACTACTGAGCGAAGTGAAGAAATTGGCTCCGAAAGACGTGAAGATTAGG ATATCAGCACCTCAAGAGAGACTGTACTCAACATGGATTGG GGGCTCTATCCTCGCTTCTCTGGACACCTTCAAGAAGATGTGGGTCTCCAAGAAGGAATACGAGGAAGACGGTGCCCGATCCATCCACAGAAAAACCTTCTAA